In Rosa chinensis cultivar Old Blush chromosome 1, RchiOBHm-V2, whole genome shotgun sequence, a genomic segment contains:
- the LOC112165002 gene encoding uncharacterized protein LOC112165002 isoform X2 yields MPQTPWLMIPGGEENHVHTRRFFNLAEFKYYTIKNAFGDIPDAWCVGSSHGWLVLTEEKGTACLLNPFSGDRIELPSIRTLHPVISKDYIAKAVTSSKPPSSSSSSSSKDFVVAIILYSNTWITQLAFHRHGDDAWTGFGQKGTVYHDGMFHSTSGHFFALATDCSVEVWDLRKCFPIKTLHLQPFRHRQLNNDDDFKFDIQNYLVESLGEILLAEVH; encoded by the exons ATGCCTCAAACCCCATGGCTTATGATTCCTGGTGGTGAAGAAAACCATGTCCATACTCGCCGCTTCTTCAACCTCGCAGAGTTCAAGTACTACACTATTAAAAACGCGTTTGGAGATATTCCTGATGCCTGGTGTGTCGGTTCATCACATGGGTGGCTGGTCCTTACGGAGGAGAAAGGAACTGCTTGTCTTTTAAATCCGTTTTCTGGAGATAGGATTGAACTCCCATCAATACGGACACTGCATCCAGTCATAAGCAAGGATTATATCGCCAAAGCTGTCACCTCCTCCAAGCCACCATCGTCGTCATCCTCGTCTTCCAGTAAGGACTTCGTTGTTGCAATAATACTCTACTCTAATACGTGGATAACGCAACTTGCTTTCCATAGGCATGGAGACGATGCATGGACTGGCTTCGGCCAGAAGGGTACTGTCTATCATGACGGTATGTTCCACAGTACTAGTGGTCATTTTTTTGCATTGGCAACCGATTGCTCAGTTGAGGTTTGGGACTTGAGGAAATGTTTTCCCATAAAAACACTTCATCTGCAACCTTTTCGACACCGCCAATTAAACAATGACGATGATTTCAAATTTGATATTCAGAATTATTTGGTGGAGTCCTTGGGTGAAATTTTGTTG GCAGAAGTCCACTAG
- the LOC112165002 gene encoding putative F-box protein At4g17565 isoform X1, which translates to MPQTPWLMIPGGEENHVHTRRFFNLAEFKYYTIKNAFGDIPDAWCVGSSHGWLVLTEEKGTACLLNPFSGDRIELPSIRTLHPVISKDYIAKAVTSSKPPSSSSSSSSKDFVVAIILYSNTWITQLAFHRHGDDAWTGFGQKGTVYHDGMFHSTSGHFFALATDCSVEVWDLRKCFPIKTLHLQPFRHRQLNNDDDFKFDIQNYLVESLGEILLVRRFIVTKIFYHKDLPDVIRPYKTSHFYIYRQKSTSLGFEWEKVESLHNRAVFLGGNHSMSLSSQNFPECEENSIYFTDHRWEMNPNKCLSGKKRIGYGGHDLGVYNVKDNIMKPMPCYLTFDRWIINPPPFWIVPDIIHGFGNGS; encoded by the coding sequence ATGCCTCAAACCCCATGGCTTATGATTCCTGGTGGTGAAGAAAACCATGTCCATACTCGCCGCTTCTTCAACCTCGCAGAGTTCAAGTACTACACTATTAAAAACGCGTTTGGAGATATTCCTGATGCCTGGTGTGTCGGTTCATCACATGGGTGGCTGGTCCTTACGGAGGAGAAAGGAACTGCTTGTCTTTTAAATCCGTTTTCTGGAGATAGGATTGAACTCCCATCAATACGGACACTGCATCCAGTCATAAGCAAGGATTATATCGCCAAAGCTGTCACCTCCTCCAAGCCACCATCGTCGTCATCCTCGTCTTCCAGTAAGGACTTCGTTGTTGCAATAATACTCTACTCTAATACGTGGATAACGCAACTTGCTTTCCATAGGCATGGAGACGATGCATGGACTGGCTTCGGCCAGAAGGGTACTGTCTATCATGACGGTATGTTCCACAGTACTAGTGGTCATTTTTTTGCATTGGCAACCGATTGCTCAGTTGAGGTTTGGGACTTGAGGAAATGTTTTCCCATAAAAACACTTCATCTGCAACCTTTTCGACACCGCCAATTAAACAATGACGATGATTTCAAATTTGATATTCAGAATTATTTGGTGGAGTCCTTGGGTGAAATTTTGTTGGTGAGGCGATTTATAGTGACGAAAATTTTTTATCATAAGGACCTACCCGATGTTATTCGTCCCTATAAAACCTCTCACTTTTATATCTACAGGCAGAAGTCCACTAGCTTAGGGTTCGAGTGGGAGAAGGTGGAAAGTTTGCACAATCGGGCTGTGTTTCTGGGTGGAAATCATTCAATGTCGTTATCTTCCCAGAACTTTCCAGAATGTGAAGAGAACTCAATTTACTTCACAGATCATAGGTGGGAAATGAACCCTAATAAATGCTTATCTGGTAAGAAGAGAATTGGCTATGGGGGTCATGATCTTGGAGTGTACAACGTGAAAGATAATATTATGAAGCCAATGCCATGTTATTTGACATTTGATCGCTGGATTATAAATCCACCACCCTTTTGGATTGTTCCTGATATAATCCATGGTTTTGGTAATGGAAGCTGA